The following proteins are co-located in the Hypomesus transpacificus isolate Combined female chromosome 23, fHypTra1, whole genome shotgun sequence genome:
- the LOC124485033 gene encoding protein IWS1 homolog A-like isoform X11, giving the protein MAIRSVILCIGVYFVFVKAADAEHGKLGGKITLVPTVKGQMDEILWKHKGNKVVEFDGSQNKEFGSYVGRTVLDFVTGELIISALTTEDSGHYELEAHINNLLKYSQHQVEVIAEVAQPTIICVLNDTKTTASMATLQCNADPQDQQSPMTYSWEGLEGTLLSSSSIDQKLSIVVKDRHDKAVFQCSVSNLVSKKQAQFQVKNCFTDESSSTVLAVCLSLLCLVILLILAVLALWFYKRHKKAEPALNKQDNVENPSEQRHVKEKGKHFERLARQQTPTKGRLDDQNGTEPALNKQDDEDDPLLPRHVKEKGKHFERLARQQTPTKGRLDDQNGTEPALNKQDDEDDPLLPGHVKEKGKHFERLARQQTPTKERLDDQNGNKKQENIERTEGNSTLPSTQALPQQAQNEEKRSGPPSPSQASMIQSDQNILQPGQETVPDQDPAEPVEVSLPDQKSVVASITKEPTDPAIPDPEPEGPTCPTKQDTGAEETGNQKQPDADILGKTGLLTNPNNPTQAGSEPEAPKNQFDTNTEATSEVPAKGHQVENSESCSTSPGGEEGDKDGLKKAEKEIEPRNGETNDETNDDRIDKDAMDQNGEEAIKKTEQKKEHSSQFSTLSPKDDQINGSTLDAVAVSKPTEPSQDQPELDDSKAVRDVDLCQQKPNSQSGSISPGGVVGSEKGSKEAEEEMEAGDVEKEIPEGGGDHSIRIDGNMKTDDEENKKSFVAVGDTVAVSKPTEPSQDQPEPDDSKAVRDVDLCQQKPNSQSGSISPGGVVGSEKGSKEAEEEMEAGDVEKEIPEGGGDHSIRIDGNMKTDDEENKKSFVEVGDTVAVSKPTEPSQDQPEPDDSKAVRDVDLCQQKPNSQSGSISPGGVVGSEKGSEEAEEEMEAGDVEKEIPEGGGDHSIRIDGNMKTDDKENKKSFVEVGDTEHQSMKEEKTGTDERAEQHPDPGEKADVSSQSETVTAGVKNNADKEQDDKKDKGGIKVDSPMEGAGSDEQGDSNEEKAKGTEQGETDQKLED; this is encoded by the exons ATGGCTATCCGAAGtgttattttatgtattggaGTTTACTTTG tgtttgtgaaggcGGCAGACGCCGAGCATGGAAAACTCGGAGGGAAGATCACATTGGTCCCCACTGTCAAGGGACAAATGGACGAGATATTGTGGAAACATAAGGGTAATAAAGTGGTGGAGTTCGATGGTAGCCAGAACAAGGAGTTTGGCTCTTATGTGGGTAGGACCGTCCTAGACTTTGTCACCGGAGAGCTAATAATCAGTGCCCTCACTACCGAAGACAGCGGACATTATGAGTTAGAAGCACACATCAACAACCTGCTGAAGTACTCACAACATCAAGTGGAGGTCATCG CTGAAGTGGCACAACCCACCATTATTTGTGTGCTCAACGATACCAAGACGACTGCTTCCATGGCAACACTGCAGTGCAATGCAGACCCTCAAGACCAACAGTCCCCAATGACATACAgctgggaggggttggagggcaCATTGCTTAGCTCTTCATCCATTGATCAAAAGTTGTCCATCGTTGTTAAGGACAGACATGACAAGGCAGTCTTCCAGTGTTCAGTTAGCAACCTTGTGAGTAAGAAGCAGGCCCAATTCCAAGTGAAGAACTGCTTCACAG ACGAAAGCTCATCTACAGTActggctgtctgtctttccctGTTGTGCCTGGTCATTTTGCTGATCTTGGCTGTTCTGGCCTTGTGGTTTTATAAGAGACACAAGAAAG CAGAACCTGCTCTCAACAAGCAAGATAATGTGGAGAATCCTTCGGAGCAAA GACACGTGAAGGAGAAGGGAAAACATTTTGAAAGACTGGCAAGGCAGCAGACTCCAACAAAAG GGAGACTGGATGACCAGAATGGGA CAGAACCTGCTCTCAACAAGcaagatgatgaggatgatccTCTGTTACCAA GACACGTGAAGGAGAAGGGAAAACATTTTGAAAGACTGGCAAGGCAGCAGACTCCAACAAAAG GGAGACTGGATGACCAGAATGGGA CAGAACCTGCTCTCAACAAGcaagatgatgaggatgatccTCTGTTACCAG GACACGTGAAGGAGAAGGGAAAACATTTTGAAAGACTGGCAAGGCAGCAGACTCCAACAAAAG AGAGACTGGATGACCAGAACGGAAATAAGAAGCAGGAGAACATTGAAAGAACTGAAGGTAACTCCACACTCCCCAGCACTCAAGCATTACCTCAACAAGCTCAAAATGAAGAGAAGAGGTCTggtccaccctcaccctcccaaGCCAGCATGATCCAGTCAGACCAGAACATATTACAACCTGGACAAGAGACAGTACCAGACCAGGACCCAGCAGAGCCTGTGGAGGTCAGTCTCCCTGACCAGAAGAGTGTAGTGGCCTCAATAACAAAGGAACCCACAGATCCGGCCATACCAGACCCAGAACCAGAAGGACCGACATGTCCCACAAAGCAGGACACGGGCGCAGAAGAAACCGGAAATCAGAAACAACCAGATGCAGACATATTGGGAAAAACTGGGTTGCTGACAAACCCAAACAATCCCACACAGGCTGGGTCAGAACCAGAGGCTCCCAAAAATCAGTTTGACACAAATACAGAAGCCACATCTGAGGTTCCAGCTAAGGGTCATCAGGTTGAAAACTCTGAGAGCTGTTCAACCTCTCCTGGCGGGGAGGAAGGGGATAAAGATGGGTTAAAGAAGGCAGAAAAAGAGATAGAGCCAAGGAATGGGGAAACAAATGATGAGACAAATGATGATAGAATTGACAAAGATGCCATGGACCAAAATGGAGAGGAAGCAATCAAAAAGACAGAGCAAAAGAAAGAACACAGTTCTCAATTTTCTACGTTGAGCCCCAAAGATGATCAGATAAATGGAAGCACACTAGACGCTGTAGCTGTCTCCAAGCCTACAGAACCGAGTCAAGACCAACCAGAACTGGATGACTCAAAAGCTGTTAGAGATGTGGACCTATGTCAACAGAAGCCAAACTCCCAGAGTGGTTCCATCTCTCCTGGGGGGGTAGTAGGCAGTGAAAAAGGATCAAAGGAGGcagaagaagagatggaggcaggggatgtggAAAAAGAGATACCCGAAGGGGGGGGTGATCATTCTATCAGGATAGATGGAAACATGAAGACGGATGATGAGGAAAATAAGAAATCATTTGTGGCAGTGGGGGACACTGTAGCTGTCTCCAAGCCTACAGAACCGAGTCAAGACCAACCAGAACCGGATGACTCAAAAGCTGTTAGAGATGTGGACCTATGTCAACAGAAGCCAAACTCCCAGAGTGGTTCCATCTCTCCTGGGGGGGTAGTAGGCAGTGAAAAAGGATCAAAGGAAGcagaagaagagatggaggcaggggatgtggAAAAAGAGATACCCGAAGGGGGGGGTGATCATTCTATCAGGATAGATGGAAACATGAAGACGGATGATGAGGAAAATAAGAAATCATTTGTGGAAGTGGGGGACACTGTAGCTGTCTCCAAGCCTACAGAACCGAGTCAAGACCAACCAGAACCGGATGACTCAAAAGCTGTTAGAGATGTGGACCTATGTCAACAGAAGCCAAACTCCCAGAGTGGTTCCATCTCTCCTGGGGGGGTAGTAGGCAGTGAAAAAGGATCAGAGGAGGcagaagaagagatggaggcaggggatgtggAAAAAGAGATACCTGAAGGGGGGGGTGATCATTCTATCAGGATAGATGGAAACATGAAGACGGATGATAAGGAAAATAAGAAATCATTTGTGGAAGTGGGGGATACGGAGCATCAGTCCATGAAAGAGGAAAAGACGGGCACAGATGAGCGTGCAGAGCAACATCCTGACCCCGGAGAGAAGGCCGATGTTTCAAGCCAGAGTGAGACAGTAACGGCAGGAGTGAAGAACAATGCAGACAAGGAGCAAGATGACAAAAAAGACAAGGGTGGCATAAAGGTAGACAGTCCGATGGAGGGAGCAGGTTCAGATGAGCAGGGAGATAGCAATGAGGAGAAGGCTAAAGGGACAGAACAGGGTGAGACAGATCAAAAGCTAGAAGACTAG
- the LOC124485033 gene encoding protein IWS1 homolog A-like isoform X13: MAIRSVILCIGVYFVFVKAADAEHGKLGGKITLVPTVKGQMDEILWKHKGNKVVEFDGSQNKEFGSYVGRTVLDFVTGELIISALTTEDSGHYELEAHINNLLKYSQHQVEVIAEVAQPTIICVLNDTKTTASMATLQCNADPQDQQSPMTYSWEGLEGTLLSSSSIDQKLSIVVKDRHDKAVFQCSVSNLVSKKQAQFQVKNCFTDESSSTVLAVCLSLLCLVILLILAVLALWFYKRHKKAEPALNKQDNVENPSEQRHVKEKGKHFERLARQQTPTKAEPALNKQDDEDDPLLPRHVKEKGKHFERLARQQTPTKGRLDDQNGTEPALNKQDDEDDPLLPGHVKEKGKHFERLARQQTPTKERLDDQNGNKKQENIERTEGNSTLPSTQALPQQAQNEEKRSGPPSPSQASMIQSDQNILQPGQETVPDQDPAEPVEVSLPDQKSVVASITKEPTDPAIPDPEPEGPTCPTKQDTGAEETGNQKQPDADILGKTGLLTNPNNPTQAGSEPEAPKNQFDTNTEATSEVPAKGHQVENSESCSTSPGGEEGDKDGLKKAEKEIEPRNGETNDETNDDRIDKDAMDQNGEEAIKKTEQKKEHSSQFSTLSPKDDQINGSTLDAVAVSKPTEPSQDQPELDDSKAVRDVDLCQQKPNSQSGSISPGGVVGSEKGSKEAEEEMEAGDVEKEIPEGGGDHSIRIDGNMKTDDEENKKSFVAVGDTVAVSKPTEPSQDQPEPDDSKAVRDVDLCQQKPNSQSGSISPGGVVGSEKGSKEAEEEMEAGDVEKEIPEGGGDHSIRIDGNMKTDDEENKKSFVEVGDTVAVSKPTEPSQDQPEPDDSKAVRDVDLCQQKPNSQSGSISPGGVVGSEKGSEEAEEEMEAGDVEKEIPEGGGDHSIRIDGNMKTDDKENKKSFVEVGDTEHQSMKEEKTGTDERAEQHPDPGEKADVSSQSETVTAGVKNNADKEQDDKKDKGGIKVDSPMEGAGSDEQGDSNEEKAKGTEQGETDQKLED; the protein is encoded by the exons ATGGCTATCCGAAGtgttattttatgtattggaGTTTACTTTG tgtttgtgaaggcGGCAGACGCCGAGCATGGAAAACTCGGAGGGAAGATCACATTGGTCCCCACTGTCAAGGGACAAATGGACGAGATATTGTGGAAACATAAGGGTAATAAAGTGGTGGAGTTCGATGGTAGCCAGAACAAGGAGTTTGGCTCTTATGTGGGTAGGACCGTCCTAGACTTTGTCACCGGAGAGCTAATAATCAGTGCCCTCACTACCGAAGACAGCGGACATTATGAGTTAGAAGCACACATCAACAACCTGCTGAAGTACTCACAACATCAAGTGGAGGTCATCG CTGAAGTGGCACAACCCACCATTATTTGTGTGCTCAACGATACCAAGACGACTGCTTCCATGGCAACACTGCAGTGCAATGCAGACCCTCAAGACCAACAGTCCCCAATGACATACAgctgggaggggttggagggcaCATTGCTTAGCTCTTCATCCATTGATCAAAAGTTGTCCATCGTTGTTAAGGACAGACATGACAAGGCAGTCTTCCAGTGTTCAGTTAGCAACCTTGTGAGTAAGAAGCAGGCCCAATTCCAAGTGAAGAACTGCTTCACAG ACGAAAGCTCATCTACAGTActggctgtctgtctttccctGTTGTGCCTGGTCATTTTGCTGATCTTGGCTGTTCTGGCCTTGTGGTTTTATAAGAGACACAAGAAAG CAGAACCTGCTCTCAACAAGCAAGATAATGTGGAGAATCCTTCGGAGCAAA GACACGTGAAGGAGAAGGGAAAACATTTTGAAAGACTGGCAAGGCAGCAGACTCCAACAAAAG CAGAACCTGCTCTCAACAAGcaagatgatgaggatgatccTCTGTTACCAA GACACGTGAAGGAGAAGGGAAAACATTTTGAAAGACTGGCAAGGCAGCAGACTCCAACAAAAG GGAGACTGGATGACCAGAATGGGA CAGAACCTGCTCTCAACAAGcaagatgatgaggatgatccTCTGTTACCAG GACACGTGAAGGAGAAGGGAAAACATTTTGAAAGACTGGCAAGGCAGCAGACTCCAACAAAAG AGAGACTGGATGACCAGAACGGAAATAAGAAGCAGGAGAACATTGAAAGAACTGAAGGTAACTCCACACTCCCCAGCACTCAAGCATTACCTCAACAAGCTCAAAATGAAGAGAAGAGGTCTggtccaccctcaccctcccaaGCCAGCATGATCCAGTCAGACCAGAACATATTACAACCTGGACAAGAGACAGTACCAGACCAGGACCCAGCAGAGCCTGTGGAGGTCAGTCTCCCTGACCAGAAGAGTGTAGTGGCCTCAATAACAAAGGAACCCACAGATCCGGCCATACCAGACCCAGAACCAGAAGGACCGACATGTCCCACAAAGCAGGACACGGGCGCAGAAGAAACCGGAAATCAGAAACAACCAGATGCAGACATATTGGGAAAAACTGGGTTGCTGACAAACCCAAACAATCCCACACAGGCTGGGTCAGAACCAGAGGCTCCCAAAAATCAGTTTGACACAAATACAGAAGCCACATCTGAGGTTCCAGCTAAGGGTCATCAGGTTGAAAACTCTGAGAGCTGTTCAACCTCTCCTGGCGGGGAGGAAGGGGATAAAGATGGGTTAAAGAAGGCAGAAAAAGAGATAGAGCCAAGGAATGGGGAAACAAATGATGAGACAAATGATGATAGAATTGACAAAGATGCCATGGACCAAAATGGAGAGGAAGCAATCAAAAAGACAGAGCAAAAGAAAGAACACAGTTCTCAATTTTCTACGTTGAGCCCCAAAGATGATCAGATAAATGGAAGCACACTAGACGCTGTAGCTGTCTCCAAGCCTACAGAACCGAGTCAAGACCAACCAGAACTGGATGACTCAAAAGCTGTTAGAGATGTGGACCTATGTCAACAGAAGCCAAACTCCCAGAGTGGTTCCATCTCTCCTGGGGGGGTAGTAGGCAGTGAAAAAGGATCAAAGGAGGcagaagaagagatggaggcaggggatgtggAAAAAGAGATACCCGAAGGGGGGGGTGATCATTCTATCAGGATAGATGGAAACATGAAGACGGATGATGAGGAAAATAAGAAATCATTTGTGGCAGTGGGGGACACTGTAGCTGTCTCCAAGCCTACAGAACCGAGTCAAGACCAACCAGAACCGGATGACTCAAAAGCTGTTAGAGATGTGGACCTATGTCAACAGAAGCCAAACTCCCAGAGTGGTTCCATCTCTCCTGGGGGGGTAGTAGGCAGTGAAAAAGGATCAAAGGAAGcagaagaagagatggaggcaggggatgtggAAAAAGAGATACCCGAAGGGGGGGGTGATCATTCTATCAGGATAGATGGAAACATGAAGACGGATGATGAGGAAAATAAGAAATCATTTGTGGAAGTGGGGGACACTGTAGCTGTCTCCAAGCCTACAGAACCGAGTCAAGACCAACCAGAACCGGATGACTCAAAAGCTGTTAGAGATGTGGACCTATGTCAACAGAAGCCAAACTCCCAGAGTGGTTCCATCTCTCCTGGGGGGGTAGTAGGCAGTGAAAAAGGATCAGAGGAGGcagaagaagagatggaggcaggggatgtggAAAAAGAGATACCTGAAGGGGGGGGTGATCATTCTATCAGGATAGATGGAAACATGAAGACGGATGATAAGGAAAATAAGAAATCATTTGTGGAAGTGGGGGATACGGAGCATCAGTCCATGAAAGAGGAAAAGACGGGCACAGATGAGCGTGCAGAGCAACATCCTGACCCCGGAGAGAAGGCCGATGTTTCAAGCCAGAGTGAGACAGTAACGGCAGGAGTGAAGAACAATGCAGACAAGGAGCAAGATGACAAAAAAGACAAGGGTGGCATAAAGGTAGACAGTCCGATGGAGGGAGCAGGTTCAGATGAGCAGGGAGATAGCAATGAGGAGAAGGCTAAAGGGACAGAACAGGGTGAGACAGATCAAAAGCTAGAAGACTAG